Proteins encoded by one window of Novipirellula artificiosorum:
- a CDS encoding sulfatase family protein, with product MKTTGLAVLLVASNLALTYCTTGAERPNLLWITAEDMSPVLGCNGDLYADTPHLDQLASESTHFTNAFSSSPVCSPSRSTLITGVYSTSLGTQDLRSDFPLPAFVHAWPALLRKAGYFTTNNSKTDYNTIDEERLIAEGWDENGAEAHWRNRKGKVPFFSVFNDMSTHQSRTGVWPRERFEKTIQSQLSSPRIHDPDKAPVPAYYPDTPAVRRGIARFYDCVSVMDLNVGKLVAQLKEDGLYDNTIIFFYSDHGSGMPRGKRCLYDSGMHVPLLIRFPKKYQHLAPTKPGEQTDRLVSFVDFPATVLSLLEIDVPEYSQGEAFLGSRQMKPRRYVFGARDRVDECYDRSRSVRDKQYLYIRNYRPDLSWSQPSTYSDFSEVQQTIAKLALEGKLNEVQLGYAGPTRLPEELYDVKKDPQNLKNLVGDANFKPVVERMRIELRSWIRQTRDVGFIPPEEARIALQQHPSLFEWTRAAETFPSNDLLAAAEVIGRGSDRLEKQIKSLRHEDPSVRLMAIFGLQAQTELPTTCIESVRQATLDDKAMIRVESASLLKDPNLLAKELQSEDEYLVLRASRALELLGPMANNQFATMQSTLEKWKARPSGPIALFIRFSLETALKKQGEEPDDPFTP from the coding sequence ATGAAGACCACGGGTCTTGCTGTGTTGCTTGTTGCTTCCAATCTTGCGTTGACTTACTGCACGACTGGGGCTGAGCGGCCCAATCTGCTTTGGATTACTGCGGAAGACATGAGCCCCGTGCTTGGGTGCAATGGTGACCTGTACGCGGACACCCCTCATTTGGACCAACTCGCAAGTGAAAGCACGCATTTCACGAACGCGTTTTCCAGTTCACCCGTCTGTTCGCCATCACGCTCGACCTTGATCACAGGTGTCTACTCCACTTCGCTCGGCACTCAAGATTTGCGTAGTGATTTTCCGTTACCAGCGTTCGTTCATGCGTGGCCGGCTCTGCTTCGTAAGGCAGGGTATTTCACCACCAACAATAGCAAGACCGACTACAACACGATCGATGAAGAACGGCTGATCGCAGAAGGTTGGGACGAGAACGGCGCCGAGGCACATTGGAGAAATCGAAAGGGGAAGGTGCCATTCTTTTCCGTTTTCAATGATATGTCGACACATCAATCGCGAACGGGTGTTTGGCCTCGCGAGAGGTTTGAAAAAACGATTCAAAGCCAGCTTTCTTCCCCCCGAATTCACGATCCGGACAAGGCCCCTGTTCCCGCATACTACCCTGACACTCCAGCAGTCCGTCGCGGTATCGCTCGGTTCTATGACTGTGTCAGCGTGATGGATTTGAATGTCGGCAAGCTAGTTGCACAGTTGAAGGAAGATGGACTGTACGACAACACGATCATCTTCTTCTATTCCGACCACGGGTCCGGAATGCCGCGAGGCAAGCGGTGCTTGTACGACTCGGGCATGCACGTTCCGCTGCTGATTCGGTTTCCGAAGAAGTATCAGCACCTCGCGCCGACAAAACCGGGCGAACAAACCGATCGGCTTGTAAGTTTTGTCGACTTCCCCGCGACCGTGCTGAGCCTGCTTGAAATCGATGTTCCCGAATACAGTCAGGGCGAAGCATTCTTAGGCTCTCGGCAAATGAAGCCTCGTCGGTACGTTTTCGGAGCTCGGGATCGTGTGGATGAATGCTACGACCGATCACGCTCGGTTCGTGATAAACAATATCTGTACATTCGCAATTATCGTCCTGATCTGTCTTGGAGTCAGCCGAGTACTTACAGCGATTTCAGTGAAGTCCAGCAGACGATTGCAAAACTGGCTTTGGAAGGCAAGCTCAACGAGGTTCAACTTGGCTATGCCGGCCCCACTCGATTGCCAGAGGAATTGTACGATGTCAAGAAGGATCCACAAAACTTGAAGAATCTTGTTGGTGACGCGAATTTCAAACCGGTTGTTGAGCGAATGCGCATCGAGTTGAGAAGTTGGATTCGGCAGACTCGCGACGTAGGTTTCATTCCTCCCGAGGAAGCAAGAATTGCTTTGCAACAGCATCCCTCCTTGTTCGAATGGACCCGAGCGGCGGAAACGTTTCCAAGCAACGATTTGCTCGCTGCAGCCGAGGTGATCGGTCGTGGCTCGGATCGGTTGGAGAAGCAGATCAAATCCTTACGCCATGAGGATCCTTCCGTGCGGCTGATGGCAATTTTCGGACTGCAGGCTCAAACCGAGTTGCCGACAACGTGCATCGAATCGGTTCGCCAAGCCACACTCGACGACAAGGCGATGATCCGAGTGGAATCGGCATCCTTGCTCAAGGATCCAAATTTGCTCGCAAAAGAACTTCAAAGTGAAGATGAGTATCTCGTGCTTCGCGCCAGCCGAGCACTGGAGTTGCTAGGCCCGATGGCTAACAACCAGTTCGCAACGATGCAATCGACTTTGGAAAAATGGAAGGCGCGACCGTCCGGTCCAATCGCACTGTTCATTCGTTTTTCGCTCGAAACAGCACTCAAAAAACAGGGAGAGGAACCCGACGATCCCTTCACTCCTTAA